A genome region from bacterium includes the following:
- a CDS encoding T9SS type A sorting domain-containing protein — protein MQVGARWIAAWSLALACSLAARAEHPDVSWLVYTGAGSCASPCHVNGSWTMEATARQFTHSAHFQLKAPVPAQTIFHPGGGAVTGSHGMLNRLDSLPGTLSILDWLGLRQLDNPATPGGEAAGCARCHASTGRVAPAQLNEEAWHSVDCLICHSLDYRVGGQPLTNAAARRPVADATSPTGWRLPLPAGADLGAASRSIVAHPTTQACQRCHLHADNGYLHRTGADNATDDLHAQTLSCFVCHASENHRFAAGRPKPTQWAVERFGTQAGNQVTCAGCHSLVGQAARPDLNIVVPAHSGVPLIHFTWLACESCHIPEVRGLEWQAFDRLERVVENGRFKRWQPRSGVGLTPRAPEYRWYDGTVWTDDQPRGAFRTYLHRIAPFRRVQSRVPQDMASNRLLPLDLAILGDADSLMTNFVQLPLDTLGLLDRAVRQGVAAAAAQDPASWSGLVNAQGHYTGQWRMIDRQMMFPVNHGARRPAERVLSCLDCHIIGTRLDWTALGYSGDPYYGTAVDTQPGPADFWLGPCRPNPFNNSTIVPFQLGGPAVVDLAVHDLQGRQVLSVLAARPMNAGRHEVQIAADRLPSGVYLYRLRADGRERAGKMLLVK, from the coding sequence ATGCAGGTTGGCGCGCGCTGGATCGCGGCCTGGTCGCTGGCGCTGGCATGCAGCCTGGCGGCGCGGGCCGAACACCCGGATGTCAGCTGGCTGGTTTACACGGGGGCGGGCTCCTGCGCCTCGCCCTGCCACGTCAACGGCAGCTGGACGATGGAGGCGACGGCCCGCCAGTTCACCCACAGCGCCCACTTCCAGTTGAAGGCGCCCGTGCCGGCCCAGACCATCTTCCATCCGGGCGGCGGCGCGGTCACGGGTTCGCACGGCATGCTCAACCGCCTGGACAGCCTGCCCGGCACCCTCTCCATCCTGGACTGGCTGGGCCTGCGCCAGTTGGACAACCCGGCCACGCCCGGCGGCGAGGCCGCCGGCTGCGCCCGCTGCCACGCCTCCACCGGACGGGTGGCCCCCGCCCAGTTGAACGAGGAGGCCTGGCACAGCGTGGACTGCCTTATCTGCCACAGCCTGGATTACCGGGTGGGCGGGCAGCCCCTCACCAACGCCGCCGCGCGCCGCCCCGTGGCGGACGCCACCTCCCCCACGGGCTGGCGCCTGCCCCTCCCCGCCGGCGCCGACCTGGGCGCGGCCAGCCGCAGCATCGTGGCGCACCCCACCACCCAGGCCTGTCAGCGCTGCCACCTGCACGCCGACAACGGCTACCTGCACCGCACGGGCGCCGACAACGCCACGGACGACCTGCACGCCCAGACCCTCTCCTGTTTCGTGTGCCACGCCAGCGAGAACCACCGTTTCGCCGCGGGCCGGCCCAAGCCCACCCAGTGGGCCGTGGAGCGCTTCGGCACCCAGGCCGGCAACCAGGTGACCTGCGCCGGCTGCCACAGCCTGGTGGGCCAGGCGGCGCGTCCCGATCTCAACATCGTGGTGCCGGCCCACTCCGGCGTGCCGCTCATCCATTTCACTTGGCTGGCCTGCGAGAGCTGCCACATTCCCGAGGTGCGCGGCCTGGAATGGCAGGCCTTCGACCGCCTGGAGCGCGTCGTCGAGAACGGGCGTTTCAAGCGCTGGCAACCGCGCAGCGGGGTCGGGCTGACGCCGCGCGCCCCCGAGTACCGCTGGTATGACGGCACGGTGTGGACGGACGACCAGCCCCGCGGCGCCTTCCGCACCTACCTGCACCGCATCGCGCCCTTCCGGCGGGTGCAGTCGCGCGTGCCGCAGGACATGGCCAGCAACCGCCTCCTGCCCCTCGACCTGGCCATCCTGGGCGACGCCGACAGCCTCATGACCAACTTCGTGCAGCTGCCCCTGGACACCCTGGGCCTGCTCGACCGCGCCGTGCGCCAGGGCGTGGCCGCCGCCGCCGCCCAGGACCCCGCTTCCTGGAGTGGCCTGGTCAACGCCCAGGGCCACTACACGGGACAGTGGCGCATGATCGACCGCCAGATGATGTTCCCCGTGAACCACGGCGCGCGCCGTCCCGCAGAGCGCGTCCTGTCCTGCCTGGACTGCCACATCATCGGCACACGCCTCGACTGGACAGCATTGGGCTACAGCGGCGATCCCTACTACGGCACGGCGGTGGACACCCAGCCCGGACCCGCCGATTTCTGGCTGGGGCCCTGCCGGCCCAATCCCTTCAACAATTCCACCATCGTGCCCTTCCAGCTGGGCGGGCCGGCCGTGGTGGACCTGGCCGTGCACGACCTGCAGGGCCGGCAGGTGCTGTCCGTCCTCGCGGCGCGGCCCATGAACGCCGGGCGGCACGAGGTGCAGATCGCCGCCGACCGCCTGCCCAGCGGCGTCTACCTTTACCGCCTGCGGGCCGACGGCCGCGAGCGCGCGGGCAAGATGCTCCTCGTCAAGTGA